From one Liolophura sinensis isolate JHLJ2023 chromosome 10, CUHK_Ljap_v2, whole genome shotgun sequence genomic stretch:
- the LOC135476196 gene encoding uncharacterized protein LOC135476196, translated as MVARDGAFQMRKRVLYIGSAVPLETSEGLDAIQLPLKERYPCHDEHNIQGIDAYLSVLSGGLQLEYIPDPETVVWFPISSLTLCAAVRCIHIVNGATGEKLPKFVSLSNPAALGPNAKKPAIFTAITRRTTGKKVLECHGFVCSSPEDALDLVQAAKNAGFRSRNNRASLYSYVGSPGLPNGRPNAPVLRNESFSSRSSYNTPRSGLRLVPGSPVHGKEELAPEFFEPTPSQGYFYTGGTNHVRSYTLSRVGGDSPQNQPYAASEHAASTLPNRPGRRAFSPAPLQRLSPIGTGQRRIIRSPRMSPPRRFFSPPPPPPPSKRYGYGLLNRGRDPHVFMPPPPIYVDSPYGIPIRAAAGRRGSVSSGESQSRSPSPHPNGEVSVSHDRRRSSSGSSTLRRDGKSHHHHHHHHQHAANGHGATESSSEVSSRPRTPPGDYAFVNRMSRKDRHENQRYKKAYRGNISDDFHTRSVYPEYYFYGYTTDPHHVRLARHQSLPPPMHVSPSRGRRMKKDKSKKKKKKKAKQYRHSDDVSTDSFENRSEIPTTMLDRSYPNIPRDWRRSQFTNERALTKTILGGSRRGYFSDTTPTAYVLNQTREGPHGELGFD; from the coding sequence ATGGTGGCCAGAGACGGTGCCTTTCAGATGCGAAAACGAGTGTTGTACATTGGCAGCGCTGTGCCCCTGGAAACTTCGGAGGGGCTAGACGCCATCCAGCTGCCGCTTAAAGAGCGATACCCTTGTCACGATGAACATAACATACAAGGGATTGACGCTTACCTGTCGGTCTTGTCTGGTGGACTTCAGTTGGAGTATATACCGGATCCCGAAACAGTTGTGTGGTTCCCGATATCCTCTTTGACGTTGTGTGCAGCCGTTAGGTGTATACATATCGTTAACGGTGCTACGGGGGAAAAGTTACCAAAGTTTGTCAGCCTCAGTAACCCGGCCGCTCTAGGACCGAATGCCAAAAAGCCGGCAATATTCACAGCTATCACTCGACGGACGACCGGGAAAAAGGTACTTGAGTGCCACGGGTTCGTCTGCTCCTCACCCGAAGACGCCTTGGATCTTGTCCAGGCCGCCAAGAACGCTGGCTTCAGAAGTCGAAACAACCGTGCTAGCCTTTACAGTTATGTTGGCAGTCCTGGGCTTCCCAATGGGCGTCCTAATGCCCCGGTGCTTAGAAACGAGTCGTTCTCTTCTAGGTCATCTTACAACACGCCACGCTCCGGGCTACGACTTGTTCCTGGCAGTCCCGTTCATGGTAAAGAGGAACTTGCCCCAGAGTTTTTCGAACCCACTCCATCCCAAGGCTACTTCTACACAGGGGGGACAAACCATGTCAGGAGCTACACTCTCAGTCGGGTGGGTGGCGATTCACCTCAGAATCAACCTTATGCTGCCTCAGAACACGCTGCCTCAACCCTTCCTAACAGACCCGGCCGGCGAGCTTTTTCGCCAGCACCACTACAAAGGCTTTCACCCATTGGTACCGGCCAACGTCGGATCATAAGATCACCACGCATGTCTCCACCCAGGCGTTTCTTCTCACCACCTCCACCTCCACCTCCAAGCAAAAGGTATGGTTATGGATTGCTTAACCGAGGGAGGGATCCTCACGTATTTATGCCCCCTCCACCCATCTATGTTGACTCCCCGTACGGGATCCCGATCCGTGCAGCCGCTGGCCGGAGGGGATCTGTGTCGTCTGGAGAGAGCCAGTCCCGTTCTCCGTCCCCTCACCCCAACGGAGAGGTGTCGGTCTCTCATGATCGTCGTCGTTCGTCTTCAGGTTCCTCAACTCTCCGACGTGATGGTAAGTCccatcatcaccatcaccaccatCACCAACACGCGGCCAACGGACACGGAGCCACCGAGTCGTCCAGCGAAGTGTCCTCCAGACCGCGGACCCCACCCGGGGACTACGCCTTTGTGAACCGCATGAGCAGAAAGGACAGGCACGAGAACCAGAGATACAAAAAAGCCTACCGAGGGAACATATCTGACGATTTCCACACCCGTTCAGTCTATCCAGAATACTATTTCTACGGGTATACAACTGATCCGCATCATGTCCGACTGGCGAGGCACCAAtcgcttcctccacccatgcaCGTCTCCCCGTCCAGAGGAAGACGAATGAAGAAagacaaaagtaaaaaaaagaagaagaagaaggcAAAACAGTACCGACATTCCGATGATGTTTCTACCGACAGTTTTGAAAACAGATCGGAAATTCCGACAACCATGTTGGACCGAAGTTACCCAAATATACCACGTGACTGGAGAAGGAGTCAATTCACGAACGAAAGGGCTCTCACAAAGACAATACTTGGAGGCTCCAGAAGAGGTTATTTCTCCGATACTACACCCACTGCCTATGTTCTCAATCAAACCCGTGAAGGGCCCCACGGGGAGTTGGGATTTGACTAA